A single region of the Solwaraspora sp. WMMD406 genome encodes:
- a CDS encoding SMI1/KNR4 family protein, whose product MDTLFEEDDYYTGPQLVPSMVQRAEHLLGVRLPPAYIDLLYRRNGGVPRDRCCPTAFETTWAPDHIQISAIRGIGGEWGIEESSGIGSADMIAEWGYPDVGVVICDMPSAGHDAVMLDYSESGPQGEPAVVYVDEERIPRRIAGSFGEFLELLVACDSFADSGGE is encoded by the coding sequence ATGGACACACTTTTCGAGGAAGACGACTACTATACTGGCCCACAATTGGTGCCCTCGATGGTTCAGCGGGCCGAGCATCTCCTGGGTGTGCGTCTTCCTCCGGCTTACATTGACCTGCTGTACCGCAGGAACGGTGGGGTTCCAAGGGACAGGTGCTGCCCGACTGCATTCGAGACCACGTGGGCGCCCGACCACATTCAGATCAGCGCAATTCGTGGAATCGGTGGAGAGTGGGGAATCGAGGAAAGCTCCGGTATCGGAAGCGCTGACATGATTGCTGAGTGGGGCTACCCAGACGTCGGTGTTGTCATTTGTGATATGCCTTCGGCTGGTCATGATGCGGTTATGCTTGATTATTCTGAATCTGGACCTCAAGGCGAGCCTGCCGTCGTCTACGTCGATGAGGAGCGCATCCCTCGGCGGATTGCCGGCTCTTTCGGGGAATTTCTTGAGCTCCTGGTGGCATGTGACAGTTTTGCTGATAGTGGTGGCGAATAG
- a CDS encoding transposase family protein, which yields MSITYTAALPVRDETVLRVSALLHAERLRRGTRQGRRALTCFRQAVLVLRWLLDGTRMTQLARDNTISNSTGYDNPHEGIQVLAAQAPGLHAALLAAKTAGYDYILLDGTLIETDRISTPGPTPGVDLWWSKKHKNHGGNIQVVSAPDGWPLWTSPVRPGREHDTRCLRTHPGMLTTLTEIRDDVRTLADLGYEGEADTIAVAFKTPPNGELTDIQQQFNRAHNRLRAVGERGNSLLKMTFKALRNVTLCPWKIGDIVAAALVILHIEHNRTT from the coding sequence ATGAGTATCACGTACACCGCCGCCCTGCCCGTCCGGGACGAGACCGTGCTGCGCGTGTCGGCGCTGCTGCACGCCGAACGCCTACGCCGTGGCACCCGCCAAGGCCGCAGGGCACTGACCTGCTTCCGGCAGGCCGTCCTGGTCCTGCGCTGGCTCCTCGACGGCACCCGCATGACCCAGCTGGCCCGCGACAACACGATCAGCAACTCCACCGGCTACGACAACCCGCACGAAGGCATCCAGGTGCTGGCGGCCCAGGCTCCCGGCCTGCACGCGGCCCTACTGGCCGCCAAGACGGCCGGCTACGACTACATCCTCCTCGACGGCACCCTGATCGAGACCGACCGCATCTCCACGCCCGGCCCCACCCCCGGCGTGGACCTGTGGTGGTCGAAGAAGCACAAGAACCACGGCGGCAACATCCAGGTCGTCAGCGCCCCGGACGGCTGGCCGCTGTGGACCTCCCCGGTCCGACCCGGCAGAGAACACGACACCAGATGCCTGCGTACCCACCCCGGCATGCTGACCACTCTCACCGAGATCCGCGACGACGTGCGCACCCTCGCCGACCTGGGATACGAAGGAGAAGCCGACACCATCGCCGTCGCCTTCAAGACACCACCCAACGGAGAACTCACCGACATCCAGCAGCAGTTCAACCGAGCCCACAACCGGCTCCGCGCGGTCGGTGAACGCGGCAACAGCCTCCTCAAGATGACCTTCAAAGCCCTGCGCAACGTGACCCTCTGCCCATGGAAGATCGGCGACATCGTCGCGGCAGCCCTGGTCATCCTCCACATCGAACACAACCGAACCACGTGA
- a CDS encoding condensation domain-containing protein produces MVAPAGSDITGDLPSGDWQIRTVRFAAPGTARTAPITWGQRALWMAIRRHGPGQVMFTLRRAVPVPRRHQHDPDRVLAAVAALVSRHASLRTRLDLTGDEPRQLVADQGEIPVSMVTDSAGDATVIGRTVAERLAATPFAHADEWPQRFALVTVDDAVRQIVVVFSHTTVDFRAAELVLRDLRLLLSRGAIDTPPGLQSADVAQLEQQDRHQRRSARAAAYWVDVTRQLSRQTRLPELAPLTPRFRRGVLVSQAADTAVRLLAERHQTTSSTVLLGAAAIVVGAWSGQPVVGMHTMVNNRMLAGYPEAIAKLNQLALVPVDLTAGPAGPDRRPDLTGRLGLAELMPRVWQAALDGYRHAYYDPLELAAAFEAAGLPYATGVNPHCYLNDIRLAPDVDLFGRPVTESEVRDAMSRTSFVLAERFEHFTWRTRIEILDKPDGLGLALTADTTYFTLDDIERFLRTLEGCLVDAAFPTPRPTE; encoded by the coding sequence GTGGTGGCCCCGGCCGGCTCCGACATCACGGGCGACCTGCCGTCCGGCGACTGGCAGATCCGTACGGTCCGGTTCGCCGCCCCCGGCACGGCCAGGACCGCCCCGATCACCTGGGGCCAGCGGGCGCTGTGGATGGCGATCCGCCGACACGGACCCGGCCAGGTGATGTTCACCCTGCGTCGCGCCGTCCCGGTGCCCCGGCGGCACCAGCATGACCCCGACCGGGTGCTGGCCGCCGTCGCCGCCCTGGTCAGCCGGCACGCCTCGCTGCGTACCCGACTGGACCTGACCGGCGACGAACCCCGGCAGCTCGTCGCCGACCAGGGCGAGATCCCGGTGTCAATGGTCACCGACTCCGCTGGTGACGCCACGGTCATCGGCCGTACGGTCGCCGAACGGCTGGCCGCGACGCCGTTCGCCCACGCCGACGAGTGGCCACAACGGTTCGCGCTGGTCACCGTCGACGATGCCGTACGCCAGATCGTCGTCGTCTTCAGCCACACCACCGTCGACTTCCGGGCGGCCGAACTGGTGCTGCGCGACCTGCGGCTGCTGCTGTCCCGAGGCGCGATCGACACCCCGCCCGGCCTGCAATCCGCCGACGTCGCCCAACTCGAACAGCAGGACCGGCACCAGCGCCGTTCCGCCCGAGCGGCGGCCTACTGGGTCGACGTGACCCGCCAGCTGTCCCGGCAGACCCGGCTGCCCGAACTCGCCCCGCTGACGCCCCGGTTCCGCCGTGGCGTGCTGGTCTCGCAAGCGGCCGACACTGCCGTACGGCTGCTCGCCGAACGGCACCAGACGACCAGCTCGACCGTGCTGCTCGGCGCGGCGGCGATCGTCGTCGGCGCGTGGTCCGGGCAGCCCGTCGTCGGGATGCACACGATGGTCAACAACCGGATGCTCGCCGGCTATCCGGAGGCGATCGCCAAGCTCAACCAGCTCGCCCTGGTGCCGGTCGACCTGACCGCCGGCCCAGCGGGGCCAGACCGCCGACCCGATCTGACCGGTCGTCTGGGCCTGGCCGAGTTGATGCCGAGGGTGTGGCAGGCGGCGCTCGACGGCTACCGGCACGCCTACTACGACCCGCTGGAACTCGCCGCCGCGTTCGAAGCTGCCGGCCTGCCGTACGCGACCGGGGTCAACCCGCACTGCTACCTCAACGACATCCGCCTCGCGCCCGATGTCGACCTGTTCGGCCGGCCGGTGACCGAATCCGAGGTCCGCGACGCCATGTCCCGTACGTCGTTCGTCCTCGCCGAGCGGTTCGAGCATTTCACCTGGCGGACGCGGATCGAGATCCTTGACAAACCGGACGGGCTCGGGCTGGCGTTGACCGCCGACACCACCTACTTCACCCTCGACGACATCGAACGGTTTCTTCGCACCTTGGAAGGGTGCCTGGTCGACGCGGCCTTCCCCACGCCCCGACCGACGGAATAG
- a CDS encoding serine hydrolase domain-containing protein, with protein MATSAALVATIAVVPTSATAQPGPSAGPATAGPDTAGGPSSGALDRAQLREALAAVPEAGVPGALAAVRDGRHEWRDAAGQAYLTTPRPMRPQMRHRVGSITKSFVATTVLQLVDEGRLDLDDPIGQWLPETVPGEVGEQVTVRMLLNHTSGIGNYTNAMINSYAAINQMQVTTYAPADLVAIGLAMPVTNPPGAAFSYSNTNYVLAGLLIEAVTGNDAADEVQRRILRPLRLTDTYLPGTDPSIRGPHGGAYFAPFGTRDLSEFNMSWAWTAGEMIATTADLNTFFRALLDGELLSDGTLDEMLTTVPFLPDVPEAGGYGLGIYSLPTPCGVFWGHDGAVFGHLAYSMHSRDGNRQVSTGINLSHYQLGLPDTHPIDIAWQTFLLTAMCPDAAVNSRSAEAAPLLPSVTRMPGSAARGSEAAVAVP; from the coding sequence GTGGCCACCAGTGCGGCGCTGGTGGCCACGATCGCTGTCGTACCCACGTCCGCCACGGCGCAGCCCGGACCGTCCGCCGGGCCAGCTACCGCTGGACCTGACACCGCCGGCGGTCCGTCCTCCGGCGCGCTCGACCGGGCGCAACTGCGCGAAGCGCTCGCCGCCGTACCCGAGGCCGGCGTCCCCGGCGCCCTGGCCGCCGTACGCGACGGCCGACACGAATGGCGTGACGCCGCCGGCCAGGCGTACCTGACCACGCCCCGACCGATGCGCCCGCAGATGCGCCACCGCGTCGGTAGCATCACCAAGTCGTTCGTCGCCACCACCGTGCTGCAACTCGTCGACGAAGGCCGGCTCGACCTCGACGACCCGATCGGGCAGTGGCTGCCCGAAACGGTACCCGGAGAGGTCGGCGAGCAGGTCACCGTACGGATGCTGCTCAACCACACCAGCGGCATCGGCAACTACACCAATGCCATGATCAACTCGTACGCGGCGATCAACCAGATGCAGGTCACCACGTACGCGCCGGCCGACCTGGTGGCGATCGGTCTGGCGATGCCGGTGACCAACCCGCCGGGGGCCGCGTTCAGCTACTCCAACACCAACTACGTCCTCGCCGGACTGCTGATCGAAGCCGTCACCGGCAACGACGCCGCCGACGAGGTACAGCGGCGGATCCTGCGTCCGCTGCGGCTCACCGACACCTACTTGCCCGGCACCGACCCGAGCATCCGTGGCCCGCACGGCGGTGCCTACTTCGCCCCGTTCGGTACCCGCGACCTCAGCGAGTTCAACATGAGCTGGGCGTGGACCGCTGGCGAGATGATCGCCACCACCGCCGACCTGAACACGTTCTTCCGGGCGCTGCTCGACGGCGAGCTGCTCAGCGACGGCACCCTCGACGAGATGCTCACCACGGTGCCGTTCCTGCCGGACGTTCCCGAGGCCGGCGGCTACGGGCTCGGAATCTACTCGCTGCCGACTCCGTGCGGCGTGTTCTGGGGACACGACGGCGCGGTGTTCGGCCACCTGGCGTACTCGATGCACAGCCGCGACGGCAACCGACAGGTGTCTACCGGTATCAACCTCAGCCACTACCAGCTCGGCCTGCCGGACACCCACCCGATCGACATCGCCTGGCAGACGTTCCTGCTCACCGCGATGTGCCCGGACGCGGCCGTGAACAGCCGGTCGGCCGAGGCCGCCCCGCTGCTGCCCAGCGTGACCCGGATGCCGGGCTCCGCGGCGAGGGGCTCCGAGGCGGCGGTCGCCGTACCGTAG
- a CDS encoding LLM class flavin-dependent oxidoreductase: protein MQFGVFTVGDVTPDPTNGREPTERERIKAMVAIALKAEEVGLDVFASGEHHNPPFVPSSPTTMLGYIAAKTERLLLSTATTLITTNDPVKIAEDYAMLQHLADGRIDLMMGRGNTGPVYPWFGQDIRNGIPLTIENYDLLRRLWREDVVDWKGKFRTPLQSFTSTPRPLDGVPPFVWHGSIRSPEIAEQAAYYGDGFFANHIFWPKEHTQRMVGLYRERYAHYGHGSADQAIVGLGGQVFMRRNSQDAIREFRPYFDNAPVYGHGPSLEDFSSQTPLTVGSPQQVIDRTLTFREYVGDYQRQLFLVDHAGLPLKTVLEQLDMLGEEVVPVLRREFAIGRPAHVPDAPTHASLVAASRSAVDANQQTADAAADAGQAAARV, encoded by the coding sequence ATGCAGTTCGGCGTCTTCACCGTCGGTGACGTCACCCCCGACCCGACCAACGGACGGGAACCGACCGAGCGCGAGCGGATCAAGGCCATGGTCGCCATCGCGCTCAAGGCCGAAGAGGTCGGCCTCGACGTCTTCGCCAGCGGCGAACACCACAACCCACCCTTCGTGCCGTCCTCGCCCACCACGATGCTCGGCTACATCGCGGCCAAGACCGAGCGGCTGCTGCTCTCCACCGCGACCACGCTGATCACCACCAACGACCCGGTCAAGATCGCCGAGGACTACGCGATGCTGCAGCACCTGGCCGACGGTCGGATCGACCTGATGATGGGACGCGGCAACACCGGCCCCGTCTACCCGTGGTTCGGCCAGGACATCCGCAACGGTATCCCGCTCACCATCGAAAACTACGACCTGCTGCGCCGACTGTGGCGCGAGGACGTCGTCGACTGGAAGGGCAAGTTCCGTACGCCGCTGCAGAGCTTCACCTCGACGCCGCGCCCGCTCGACGGCGTACCGCCGTTCGTCTGGCACGGCTCGATCCGCAGCCCGGAAATCGCCGAACAGGCCGCCTACTACGGTGACGGCTTCTTCGCCAACCACATCTTCTGGCCCAAGGAGCACACCCAGCGGATGGTCGGCCTCTACCGGGAACGGTATGCCCACTACGGCCACGGCAGCGCCGACCAGGCGATCGTCGGCCTCGGCGGGCAGGTGTTCATGCGCCGCAACTCGCAGGACGCGATCCGCGAGTTCCGACCGTACTTCGACAACGCCCCAGTCTATGGTCACGGTCCGTCGTTGGAAGACTTCAGCTCGCAGACGCCGCTCACGGTCGGCAGCCCGCAGCAGGTCATCGACCGTACGCTGACCTTCCGCGAGTACGTCGGCGACTACCAGCGGCAACTGTTCCTCGTCGACCACGCCGGACTGCCGTTGAAGACGGTGCTGGAGCAGCTCGACATGCTCGGCGAGGAGGTCGTACCGGTGCTGCGGCGCGAGTTCGCCATCGGCCGGCCGGCGCACGTGCCGGACGCGCCCACCCACGCCTCGCTCGTCGCCGCCAGCCGGTCGGCCGTCGACGCCAACCAGCAGACCGCCGACGCTGCCGCCGACGCCGGCCAGGCCGCCGCCCGGGTGTGA
- a CDS encoding LPXTG cell wall anchor domain-containing protein encodes MKLNTASWARIGAGAMIAGTVVVAIAAPAAAQEPKPDLFVSFDRDPVAEVDNSGVTLGMYVYNYGEAPASDVTIVLDATGVDDSVELTEGDHPGCELTGRTVTCAYGVLDAGFTDHIHPARLASRAGAPPGDAGTMSVTISSAQEDANPSDNTVTFPVTVLTSGPDLVAVVDDINTEADPVGPGDTAPLHAAVANEGDSTADSYTIALNLPTGVGFVDQYDDCEYTTYWPNDPKLDGYAYGPSRVTCALTLPLAPGDVLYLVDEQGESLFDLYFGTNLAGPQETSGSFETWLGAGEPSQARASAASGKSINEALAKAQESAGRAASTPDEIDTDDNVAYFAVYTKPNTLDIEVTAAPVTGEPGDTVDLTYTVVNNGPSDGGGPGVTITAPTGTVLLPAEWCYTEGEPGTQLPESPALRCNFESLFPATASGAGRITHTVRLKVISTPGDDGTITAGSSGPSTESDPSDNTVPIVFTTAGGGAGGGGDDELPITGSSTGLIAAVGGATVLLGVLLVVGARRRGVKSRA; translated from the coding sequence ATGAAGCTGAACACTGCAAGCTGGGCCCGGATCGGTGCCGGCGCGATGATCGCCGGCACCGTCGTCGTCGCGATCGCCGCGCCGGCGGCCGCCCAGGAGCCGAAGCCGGACTTGTTCGTCTCGTTCGACCGGGACCCAGTCGCCGAAGTGGACAACTCCGGCGTCACCCTCGGCATGTACGTCTACAACTACGGGGAGGCCCCCGCGAGCGACGTCACGATCGTCCTCGACGCCACCGGGGTCGACGACAGCGTGGAGCTGACGGAGGGCGACCACCCCGGATGCGAGCTCACCGGTCGGACCGTGACCTGCGCGTACGGCGTACTCGACGCCGGCTTCACCGACCACATCCACCCGGCCCGGCTGGCGAGCCGGGCCGGCGCACCGCCCGGTGACGCCGGCACCATGAGCGTGACGATCAGCTCGGCGCAGGAGGACGCCAACCCGAGCGACAACACGGTCACCTTCCCGGTGACCGTGCTGACCTCCGGCCCTGACCTCGTGGCCGTGGTCGACGACATCAACACCGAAGCGGATCCGGTCGGACCCGGCGACACCGCCCCGCTCCACGCAGCCGTGGCTAACGAAGGCGACAGCACCGCCGACAGCTACACGATCGCACTGAACCTGCCGACCGGTGTCGGCTTCGTCGACCAGTACGACGACTGCGAGTACACCACCTACTGGCCGAACGACCCCAAACTGGACGGGTACGCGTACGGCCCGAGCCGGGTCACCTGTGCGCTGACCCTGCCGCTGGCCCCGGGCGACGTGCTGTATCTCGTCGACGAGCAGGGCGAGTCCCTGTTCGACCTGTACTTCGGCACCAACCTGGCCGGCCCGCAGGAGACCAGCGGATCGTTCGAGACCTGGCTCGGCGCTGGCGAACCGTCGCAGGCACGGGCGTCGGCGGCCAGCGGTAAGTCGATCAACGAGGCACTGGCGAAGGCCCAGGAATCGGCGGGCCGGGCGGCGTCGACCCCTGACGAGATCGACACCGACGACAACGTCGCCTACTTCGCCGTATACACGAAGCCGAACACGTTGGACATCGAGGTGACGGCCGCGCCGGTGACCGGCGAGCCCGGTGACACCGTGGACCTGACGTACACGGTGGTGAACAACGGTCCGTCCGACGGTGGCGGCCCGGGGGTCACGATCACAGCGCCGACCGGCACCGTCCTGCTGCCGGCCGAGTGGTGCTACACGGAGGGTGAGCCGGGTACGCAGCTGCCCGAGTCGCCCGCACTGCGGTGCAACTTCGAGAGCCTCTTCCCGGCCACCGCGTCCGGTGCCGGGCGGATCACCCACACCGTACGGTTGAAGGTCATCTCGACGCCCGGCGACGACGGCACGATCACCGCCGGCAGCTCTGGGCCGTCGACCGAGTCCGACCCGTCGGACAACACGGTGCCTATCGTCTTCACGACCGCCGGCGGCGGTGCTGGCGGTGGCGGAGACGACGAACTGCCGATCACCGGTTCCTCGACCGGGCTGATCGCCGCCGTCGGCGGCGCGACGGTGCTGCTCGGTGTGCTGCTCGTCGTCGGTGCCCGTCGACGTGGAGTCAAATCTCGCGCCTGA
- a CDS encoding AAA family ATPase — MPNYAESRRDLESYIAARVPLIGVRTIEQMRALRLVKQVATAPKRANLPFWIYTRATGVRDLRTNGAAYEDRSLAGAMDFAASQFTSRAQATMVFVDPEDLSDDNTASRHVAELARLAESNSGSIILITDTPLWSGLQRLGMSVGLDLPDSNEMYEVITEFLRDHHGVVPIAWSDSDARRAAEFLVGVPEGTAINVLATMVTKGSVEREDVEILAEFKDKHFGDLAGLERIRLREADYAVGGLTSLRSWLHRKHKIMVADLRNTQLRPPRGVLLVGVPGCGKSLSAKTIAAEWRLPLYRLDLAATLGQYVGQSEGRLREALETADRVAPCVLWIDEIEKGLAGQSDSTGIGRRLVGQFLFWLQESRARVFVVATANDVQALPPELLRKGRFDELFFVDLPDADDRREIIELYYRRYVRQDQPAVPELLDKLVSLSEGFAGSDIESALHDVGAEALIKGGADQISAEFIVETFANTFPLSRTNPEQIDEIRSWGRERAVPAGRVVATPMAGTAHAGRRMVLLGD, encoded by the coding sequence ATGCCCAACTACGCCGAGTCCCGCCGGGACCTCGAAAGCTACATCGCCGCCCGCGTACCGCTGATCGGTGTCCGCACCATCGAGCAGATGCGGGCGCTGCGGCTGGTCAAGCAGGTGGCCACCGCCCCCAAGCGGGCCAACCTGCCGTTCTGGATCTACACCCGTGCCACCGGTGTCCGTGACCTGCGGACCAACGGTGCCGCGTACGAGGACCGGTCGCTGGCCGGGGCGATGGACTTCGCCGCGTCGCAGTTCACCAGCCGCGCCCAGGCCACCATGGTGTTCGTCGACCCGGAAGATCTCAGCGACGACAACACCGCCAGCCGGCACGTCGCCGAGCTGGCCCGGCTCGCCGAAAGCAACTCGGGCAGCATCATCCTGATCACCGACACCCCACTGTGGAGCGGACTGCAGCGGCTCGGCATGAGTGTCGGCCTCGACCTGCCCGACTCCAACGAGATGTACGAGGTGATCACCGAGTTCCTGCGGGACCACCACGGGGTGGTGCCGATCGCCTGGTCGGACAGTGACGCCCGGCGGGCCGCCGAGTTCCTGGTCGGCGTACCCGAGGGGACCGCGATCAACGTGTTGGCGACCATGGTCACCAAGGGCTCGGTGGAGCGCGAGGACGTCGAGATCCTCGCCGAGTTCAAGGACAAGCACTTCGGCGACCTGGCCGGGCTGGAACGAATCCGGCTCCGGGAGGCCGATTACGCGGTCGGCGGGCTGACCAGCCTGCGGTCCTGGCTCCACCGCAAGCACAAGATCATGGTGGCCGACCTGCGGAACACACAGCTGCGCCCGCCGCGCGGTGTCCTGCTGGTCGGGGTGCCCGGCTGCGGCAAGTCGCTGTCGGCCAAAACCATCGCCGCCGAATGGCGGCTGCCGCTGTACCGACTGGACCTGGCCGCCACCCTCGGCCAGTACGTCGGCCAGTCCGAAGGCCGGCTCCGCGAGGCACTGGAAACCGCCGACCGGGTCGCCCCGTGCGTCCTGTGGATCGACGAGATCGAAAAAGGGCTGGCCGGCCAGTCCGACAGCACCGGCATCGGGCGGCGACTCGTCGGCCAGTTCCTGTTCTGGCTGCAGGAATCCCGGGCCCGGGTGTTCGTGGTGGCGACCGCCAACGACGTCCAGGCCCTGCCGCCGGAGCTGCTGCGCAAGGGCCGATTCGACGAGCTGTTCTTCGTCGACCTGCCCGACGCCGACGACCGGCGCGAGATCATCGAGCTCTACTACCGCCGGTACGTCCGGCAGGACCAGCCGGCGGTACCGGAACTGCTGGACAAGCTGGTCTCGCTGTCCGAGGGGTTCGCCGGCTCGGACATCGAGTCGGCGCTGCACGACGTCGGCGCGGAAGCGCTGATCAAGGGCGGGGCAGACCAGATTTCGGCAGAGTTCATCGTCGAGACGTTCGCCAACACGTTCCCGTTGAGCCGGACCAACCCGGAGCAGATCGACGAGATCCGGTCCTGGGGTCGGGAACGCGCCGTACCGGCTGGTCGGGTGGTGGCCACCCCGATGGCCGGAACCGCCCATGCCGGCCGGCGGATGGTCCTGCTGGGCGACTGA
- a CDS encoding FMN reductase, with protein MTRRSLAVVTAGLSQPSTSRLLADQLAAAVHAELAGRGVDLDSTVIELRDHAHEVVDHTLTGFPAPALRTALDAVAGADGLIAVGPIFNASYSGLFKSFFDVLAEGALTDKPVLIGATGGTARHSLALEFAVRPMFAYLRAAVVPTAIFAAPEDWSGQSGTIDGAGEDGAGLRGRVIRASRELAAEMHRREPTQVADPFALTTDFAQLRTDSTPR; from the coding sequence ATGACCCGACGTTCCCTGGCCGTCGTCACCGCCGGCCTCAGCCAGCCGTCCACCAGCCGGCTGCTCGCCGACCAGCTCGCCGCGGCCGTCCACGCCGAGCTGGCCGGCCGGGGCGTCGACCTGGACAGCACGGTGATCGAACTCCGTGACCACGCACACGAGGTGGTCGACCACACCCTCACCGGCTTTCCGGCACCGGCCCTGCGGACCGCGCTGGACGCCGTCGCCGGCGCGGACGGGCTGATCGCGGTCGGCCCGATCTTCAACGCCTCCTACAGCGGACTGTTCAAGTCGTTCTTCGACGTGCTCGCCGAAGGAGCGTTGACCGACAAGCCGGTGCTGATCGGGGCCACCGGCGGCACCGCCCGGCACTCGCTCGCCCTGGAGTTCGCCGTACGGCCGATGTTCGCCTACCTGCGGGCGGCGGTCGTGCCCACAGCGATCTTCGCCGCACCGGAGGACTGGTCCGGCCAGAGCGGCACCATCGACGGTGCTGGCGAGGACGGTGCCGGGCTACGCGGCCGGGTGATCCGGGCCAGCCGGGAGCTGGCCGCCGAAATGCACCGCCGCGAGCCGACCCAGGTCGCCGACCCGTTCGCCCTGACCACCGACTTCGCACAGCTACGAACGGATTCAACGCCCAGATGA